From a single Catenulispora sp. EB89 genomic region:
- a CDS encoding HIT domain-containing protein yields MADGRPQPDCLFCKIVAGEIPATVVRETETTVAFKDINPQAPVHDLVVPRAHYRNAVELAANAPELAAALLVEAAAVAEAEGVADGGYRVVFNTDAHAGQTVFHVHAHVLGGDFLSTFGS; encoded by the coding sequence GCAACCCGACTGTCTCTTCTGCAAGATCGTGGCCGGCGAGATCCCGGCGACGGTGGTCCGCGAGACGGAGACCACCGTCGCGTTCAAGGACATCAACCCCCAGGCCCCGGTCCACGACCTGGTCGTGCCGCGCGCGCACTACCGGAACGCGGTCGAGCTGGCGGCGAACGCCCCGGAGCTGGCGGCCGCGCTGTTGGTCGAGGCCGCCGCGGTGGCCGAGGCCGAGGGCGTCGCCGACGGTGGCTACCGGGTGGTGTTCAACACTGATGCGCACGCGGGGCAGACGGTGTTCCACGTTCACGCGCATGTTCTCGGCGGCGATTTCCTGAGCACATTCGGGAGCTGA